A genome region from Christensenella minuta includes the following:
- a CDS encoding glycosyltransferase family 4 protein produces the protein MRGSMKVLYVLKTNTGAGWAFNQAKWLHTHGVEIVAVLPNDTDGFAENYKKEGMKVIGVDFSLPVTRPWFFQKRKKLIAQIISQEQPDIIHSHFVTTTMMLRLALKKSVIPRLFQVPGPLHLENALYRKAEIKLANQYDYWAGSCQKTERIYLESGIEKSKVFLAYYGGLFAGEENAYREPTGKLRGEYGIPEEIPIVATVSYFYKPKWYMLQKRGLKGHEDFIDAIKILKEQGVKCQGVIIGGPADKSKKYEKRLRNYAGKKCGDSIVFTGFKTNMKDIYRELDVAVHPSLSENLGGAGESLAAGVPTITTDIGGFPDIIQDGKTGFLVPVKRPDKIAEAVARVLGDKKEAQKIARCGQRLSKEKFDIQATAKRVLEIYHEILHGGNDS, from the coding sequence ATGCGGGGATCCATGAAAGTATTATATGTTCTTAAAACAAATACGGGCGCAGGCTGGGCTTTCAATCAGGCGAAATGGCTGCATACCCATGGCGTTGAAATTGTAGCGGTTCTGCCGAACGACACGGATGGTTTTGCGGAAAATTATAAGAAAGAAGGTATGAAAGTCATTGGAGTGGATTTTTCGCTTCCGGTAACCAGGCCGTGGTTTTTTCAAAAACGAAAAAAATTAATTGCTCAAATCATCTCACAGGAACAGCCGGACATTATTCATTCACATTTTGTGACGACTACAATGATGCTGAGATTGGCGTTAAAAAAATCAGTGATACCAAGGCTGTTCCAGGTGCCGGGGCCGCTTCATTTAGAAAATGCCCTTTACAGAAAAGCTGAAATCAAGCTTGCAAATCAATACGATTATTGGGCTGGGAGCTGCCAAAAGACAGAAAGAATATATCTAGAAAGCGGAATTGAAAAAAGCAAGGTTTTCCTTGCTTACTATGGGGGGCTGTTTGCCGGAGAGGAGAACGCTTACCGTGAACCGACTGGAAAGCTTAGGGGAGAATACGGCATTCCGGAGGAAATTCCCATCGTAGCGACGGTTTCATATTTTTATAAACCTAAATGGTATATGCTGCAAAAAAGAGGTCTGAAAGGCCATGAAGATTTCATTGATGCAATCAAAATATTAAAAGAGCAGGGAGTGAAATGCCAGGGCGTTATTATCGGCGGCCCTGCGGATAAATCAAAGAAATACGAAAAACGGCTTAGGAACTATGCCGGGAAAAAATGTGGGGACTCAATTGTTTTTACAGGATTCAAAACCAATATGAAAGATATTTACCGGGAGCTGGATGTCGCCGTGCATCCATCACTGAGCGAAAACCTGGGAGGCGCAGGCGAATCTCTAGCCGCGGGCGTGCCCACAATTACTACTGATATTGGCGGTTTCCCGGATATTATACAAGATGGAAAAACAGGATTTCTTGTTCCAGTGAAAAGGCCTGATAAAATTGCCGAAGCGGTTGCCAGGGTGTTGGGGGATAAGAAGGAAGCGCAAAAAATAGCACGGTGCGGCCAGCGCCTGAGCAAAGAAAAATTTGATATTCAGGCGACTGCGAAAAGGGTGCTGGAAATCTACCACGAAATTCTGCACGGAGGGAACGATTCTTGA